The following are from one region of the Camelus dromedarius isolate mCamDro1 chromosome 16, mCamDro1.pat, whole genome shotgun sequence genome:
- the KCNH6 gene encoding potassium voltage-gated channel subfamily H member 6 — protein MPVRRGHVAPQNTYLDTIIRKFEGQSRKFLIANAQMENCAIIYCNDGFCELFGYSRVEVMQRPCTCDFLTGPNTPRSAVSRLAQALLGAEECKVDILYYRKDASSFRCLVDVVPVKNEDGAVIMFILNFEDLAQLLAKRGSRSLTQRLLSQSFLGSEGSHGRPGAQGPGTGRVKYRTISQIPQFTLNFVEFNLEKHRSGSTTEIEIIAPHKVVERTQNVTEKVTQVLSLGADVLPEYKLQAPRIHRGTLLHYSPFKAVWDWLILLLVIYTAVFTPYSAAFLLSDQDESQRGDCGYTCSPLTVVDLIVDIMFVVDIVINFRTTYVNTNDEVVSHPRRIAVHYFKGWFLIDMVAAIPFDLLIFRTGSDETTTLIGLLKTARLLRLVRVARKLDRYSEYGAAVLFLLMCTFALIAHWLACIWYAIGNVERPYLEPKIGWLDSLGAQLGKRYNGSDPASGPSVQDKYVTALYFTFSSLTSVGFGNVSPNTNSEKVFSICVMLIGSLMYASIFGNVSAIIQRLYSGTARYHTQMLRVKEFIRFHQIPNPLRQRLEEYFQHAWSYTNGIDMNAVLKGFPECLQADICLHLHRALLQHCPAFHGASKGCLRALAVKFKTTHAPPGDTLVHLGDVLSTLYFISRGSIEILRDDVVVAILGKNDIFGEPVSLHARPGKSSADVRALTYCDLHKIQRADLLEVLDMYPAFADSFWSKLEVTFNLRDPQEERFCWPSPRPASGGSAKAGGGLQSSPQQAPGSQDHQGFFLGDNQSGATPSLSISDASGLWPELLPQVPPRPNHSPSNHHSPSNPQGDPDCWPRELGSRLEQLQAQMNRLESRMSSDLSRILQLLQQPLPQDHTGYFLGAPASNNLALFPATSAPQSTGTRLPQGNLPPAQTPNYSDLDECRLKRRNSSSRMPHPALEMDKTLTLSLEQEQPEGLLSPLASPLSPLEVQGLVCGPRFPSLPEHLSSVPKQLEFQRHGSDPGFMGS, from the exons ATGCCGGTCCGCAGGGGCCATGTCGCGCCCCAAAACACTTACCTGGACACCATCATCCGCAAGTTCGAGGGCCAGA gtcGTAAGTTCCTGATTGCCAATGCTCAGATGGAGAACTGTGCCATCATTTACTGCAACGACGGCTTCTGTGAACTCTTCGGCTACTCCCGAGTGGAAGTGATGCAGAGACCATGCACTTGCGACTTCCTCACAGGCCCCAACACCCCACGCAGTGCCGTCTCCCGCCTGGCGCAGGCCCTGCTGGGGGCCGAGGAGTGCAAGGTGGACATCCTCTACTACCGCAAGGATG CTTCCAGCTTCCGCTGCCTGGTAGATGTGGTGCCTGTGAAGAATGAAGATGGGGCTGTCATCATGTTCATCCTCAACTTTGAGGAcctggcccagctcctggccAAGAGAGGGAGCCGCAGCCTGACCCAGCGCCTGCTGTCCCAGAGCTTTCTGGGCTCTG AGGGCTCTCATGGCAGGCCAGGTGCACAGGGGCCTGGCACGGGCAGGGTCAAGTACAGAACCATCAGCCAGATCCCACAGTTCACACTCAACTTCGTGGAGTTCAACCTGGAGAAGCACCGCTCAGGCTCCACTACAGAGATTGAGATCATCGCACCCCACAAGGTGGTGGAGCGGACCCAGAACGTCACTGAGAAGGTCACCCAG GTCCTGTCCCTGGGTGCGGATGTGCTGCCAGAGTACAAGCTGCAGGCACCACGCATTCACCGTGGGACCCTCCTGCACTACAGCCCCTTCAAGGCCGTGTGGGACTGGCTCATCCTGCTGCTAGTCATCTACACAGCAGTCTTCACGCCCTACTCGGCCGCCTTCCTGCTCAGCGACCAGGACGAGTCTCAGCGCGGGGACTGCGGCTACACCTGCAGCCCGCTCACCGTGGTAGACCTCATCGTGGACATCATGTTCGTCGTTGACATTGTCATCAACTTCCGCACCACCTATGTCAACACCAATGACGAGGTGGTCAGCCACCCCCGCCGCATCGCCGTCCACTACTTCAAGGGCTGGTTCCTCATCGACATGGTGGCCGCCATCCCCTTCGACCTGCTCATCTTCCGCACTGGCTCTGATGAG acCACAACCCTGATCGGGCTGCTGAAGACGGCACGGCTACTGCGGCTGGTGCGCGTGGCTCGGAAGCTGGACCGCTACTCTGAGTACGGGGCGGCTGTGCTCTTCCTGCTCATGTGCACCTTTGCACTCATTGCACACTGGCTGGCCTGCATCTGGTATGCCATTGGCAACGTGGAGCGGCCCTACCTGGAGCCCAAGATCGGCTGGCTGGACAGCCTAGGCGCTCAGCTCGGCAAGCGCTACAATGGCAGCGACCCAGCCTCAGGCCCCTCGGTGCAGGACAAGTATGTCACGGCCCTCTACTTCACCTTCAGCAGCCTTACCAGCGTGGGCTTCGGCAACGTCTCACCCAACACCAACTCTGAAAAGGTCTTCTCCATCTGCGTCATGCTCATCGGCT CCCTCATGTACGCCAGCATCTTTGGCAACGTGTCCGCCATCATCCAGCGCCTATACTCGGGCACAGCGCGCTACCACACGCAGATGCTGCGAGTCAAGGAATTCATCCGCTTCCATCAGATCCCCAACCCTCTGCGGCAGCGCCTCGAAGAATACTTCCAACATGCCTGGTCCTACACCAACGGCATCGACATGAACGCG GTGCTGAAGGGCTTCCCCGAGTGCCTGCAGGCCGACATCTGCCTGCACCTGCACCGCGCGCTGCTGCAGCACTGCCCGGCCTTCCATGGCGCCAGCAAAGGCTGCCTGCGCGCGCTCGCAGTCAAATTCAAGACGACACACGCGCCGCCGGGGGACACGCTCGTGCACCTCGGCGACGTGCTCTCCACGCTCTACTTCATCTCCCGCGGCTCCATCGAGATCCTGCGTGATGACGTGGTCGTAGCCATTCTAG GAAAGAATGACATCTTTGGGGAGCCTGTTAGCCTCCATGCCCGGCCGGGCAAGTCCAGTGCAGATGTACGGGCCCTGACCTACTGTGACCTGCACAAGATCCAGCGGGCAGACCTGCTGGAGGTGCTGGACATGTACCCCGCCTTCGCAGACAGCTTCTGGAGTAAGCTGGAAGTCACCTTCAACCTGCGGGAT cCTCAGGAGGAGAGGTTCTGCTGGCCCAGTCCACGCCCAGCTTCTGGAGGCAGTGCTAAGGCAG GTGGGGGTCTCCAGTCATCACCCCAGCAGGCTCCAGGCAGCCAGGACCACCAAGGCTTCTTCCTTGGTGACAACCAGTCAG GTGCCACCCCTTCCCTAAGCATCTCGGATGCATCTGGCCTCTGGCCTGAGTTGCTGCCTCAAGTGCCCCCAAGGCCAAATCACAGCCCTTCAAACCATCACAGCCCTTCAAACCCTCAGGGAGACCCAGACTGCTGGCCTCGGGAGCTAGGCTCCAGGCTAGAGCAGCTCCAGGCCCAAATGAACAG GCTGGAGTCCCGAATGTCCTCTGACCTCAGCCGCATCCTGCAGCTCCTtcagcagcccctgccccaggaccACACTGGCTACTTTCTGGGAGCACCTGCCTCCAACAACCTGGCCTTGTTTCCTGCGACCTCAGCTCCTCAGAGTACAGGAACTAGACTGCCCCAGGGCAATCTGCCCCCTGCACAG ACCCCAAACTACAGTGATTTGGATGAATGTAGGCTGAAGCGCAGGAACTCCTCCTCCAGGatgccccacccagccctggaAATGGACAAAACTCTGACACTATCCTTGGAACAGGAGCAGCCTGAGGGGCTCCTGTCACCCCTGGCCTCACCTCTGTCTCCCCTGGAGGTACAGGGACTTGTCTGTGGTCCCcgctttccttccctccctgaacACCTCAGCTCTGTCCCCAAACAGCTGGAGTTCCAGAGACACGGCTCAGATCCTGGATTTATGGGGAGTTAG